Proteins from one Leptospira johnsonii genomic window:
- a CDS encoding NAD(P)-binding domain-containing protein has product MKGLLSIVPKYFDWLNNNAPQGEAEKYPETNSEFESSVPGIYISGDLTGIPLLKYSVQSGVFAIRSILQKHKKKTKGLLDVLIVGAGPSGVAAGIEAKKNGLDFLIIEANQPFHTITSYPKGKPIFAEPFELTVDSPIQIKDTTKEDLLEYLGSVLKKHKLPILNGEKVESILPSKGSEPGFEIRTESGKKFNSSYLLLAIGKSGDSRRLGVPGEEQENVFHRLIDPQDFQGQSTLVVGGGDSAIEAALSLVDVSSSVTLSYRESEISRPKEENKLKFRKSVQENKIQFLPNSTLEKFESKQVRLKQGPKTRTEKIDSSLVLIGSEAPISFLKKLGIKIGNSFNSKELLGFVSLFSFALFLYFGKASFYASYWYSWVALGSGIIFALSSLRFLFAKETFFTWRWRTFKNLYLVLAALYFSIVYLSAKYLGFYLFGKYPSFHYTVLYSTTILFFGIRRMWVRPTQYIKLQTITLILIQIFPLFLLPEIILPFLGDKGLLGPSNGFLLTQVFPDGAYWKAYGFVLAWPLNMGVLYDGGITTFWLVYGFLMSFGLIPYLVYKFGKGAYCGWICSCGGLAETLGDEYRNRMPHGKLAYKLEHSGQWILLIAAILTIAKLIGSSGQFFWPLEFGADSVKIYYDLIVDLGLGGVVGVGAYFMFSGRIWCRMFCPLSALMHIYAKFSKFRIFSEKKRCISCNICTSVCHQGIDVMNYANKGRPMDSVQCVRCSACVVNCPTQVLSFGKLEKNGQVLDRLKAVL; this is encoded by the coding sequence ATGAAAGGCCTATTATCCATCGTTCCTAAGTATTTTGATTGGTTGAACAATAACGCTCCTCAAGGCGAGGCCGAAAAATATCCGGAAACAAATTCGGAATTCGAGAGTTCTGTTCCTGGCATCTATATCTCGGGAGATTTAACTGGCATTCCTCTTCTCAAATATTCCGTGCAGAGCGGTGTTTTCGCGATCCGCAGTATTCTTCAAAAGCACAAAAAGAAAACAAAAGGCCTCCTAGATGTTTTGATCGTTGGCGCCGGGCCTTCAGGTGTTGCAGCAGGTATCGAAGCAAAGAAGAATGGTCTGGACTTTCTTATTATAGAAGCAAACCAACCCTTTCATACGATTACAAGTTACCCAAAGGGCAAACCTATCTTTGCGGAACCTTTCGAACTGACAGTGGACTCTCCCATTCAGATCAAAGATACAACCAAAGAAGATCTTCTAGAATACTTAGGATCAGTATTAAAAAAACATAAACTTCCTATCTTAAACGGAGAGAAGGTAGAATCCATTCTTCCATCCAAAGGATCTGAGCCCGGTTTCGAGATCCGAACAGAGTCCGGGAAAAAATTCAATTCTTCTTATTTATTACTTGCCATAGGAAAATCAGGAGACAGCAGGCGTTTAGGAGTCCCGGGAGAAGAACAAGAAAACGTTTTCCATAGATTGATCGACCCGCAGGACTTTCAAGGCCAAAGTACATTGGTAGTAGGCGGTGGAGACAGTGCGATAGAAGCTGCTCTTTCCTTAGTAGATGTTTCTTCTTCCGTTACTCTATCATATAGAGAATCCGAAATTTCCCGGCCGAAAGAAGAGAATAAACTAAAGTTCCGAAAGTCAGTCCAAGAGAATAAGATCCAATTTTTACCGAATTCTACCCTTGAAAAATTCGAATCCAAACAAGTTCGTCTGAAACAAGGACCCAAAACAAGAACGGAAAAAATAGATTCATCCTTGGTTCTGATCGGCTCCGAAGCCCCGATCTCTTTTCTGAAAAAATTAGGGATTAAGATCGGAAACTCATTCAATTCTAAAGAACTCCTTGGATTTGTTTCCTTATTCTCTTTCGCATTATTTCTATATTTCGGAAAGGCATCCTTCTATGCCTCATATTGGTATTCCTGGGTGGCCTTAGGTTCCGGGATCATATTTGCACTTTCTTCCCTCAGATTTTTATTCGCAAAAGAAACATTTTTCACCTGGAGATGGAGAACATTCAAAAATCTTTATTTAGTTTTGGCTGCACTCTATTTCTCCATAGTGTATTTAAGCGCCAAATACCTTGGATTTTATTTATTCGGAAAATATCCTAGCTTCCACTATACTGTTCTGTATTCCACGACCATTTTATTTTTCGGGATCAGAAGGATGTGGGTCAGACCGACACAGTATATAAAATTACAAACCATTACACTGATTCTAATTCAAATTTTCCCGTTATTCCTATTGCCCGAGATTATCCTTCCGTTCTTGGGAGACAAAGGTCTATTAGGACCTTCTAATGGATTTTTGCTCACGCAGGTTTTCCCGGACGGAGCCTATTGGAAAGCTTACGGATTCGTTTTGGCCTGGCCATTGAATATGGGAGTCCTATACGACGGAGGGATCACCACCTTCTGGTTAGTTTATGGATTTCTAATGAGCTTCGGTCTTATACCGTATCTTGTCTACAAATTCGGAAAAGGAGCCTATTGCGGATGGATCTGTTCCTGCGGTGGCTTGGCGGAAACCTTGGGAGACGAATACAGGAACAGAATGCCTCACGGAAAATTGGCATACAAGCTGGAGCATTCGGGCCAATGGATCTTACTCATTGCAGCAATTCTCACTATAGCCAAGCTGATCGGAAGTTCCGGGCAATTTTTCTGGCCTTTGGAATTCGGCGCGGACTCGGTCAAAATATATTATGATTTAATTGTGGACTTGGGGTTAGGCGGGGTCGTTGGTGTTGGAGCTTACTTCATGTTCTCCGGAAGGATCTGGTGTAGAATGTTCTGTCCACTTTCCGCGCTCATGCATATCTACGCTAAGTTCAGTAAGTTCCGGATCTTCTCGGAGAAAAAAAGATGTATCTCTTGTAATATTTGCACCTCCGTTTGCCACCAAGGGATAGACGTCATGAATTACGCCAACAAGGGAAGGCCAATGGATAGCGTTCAATGCGTCAGATGTTCGGCTTGCGTGGTAAATTGTCCTACCCAAGTCCTTTCTTTCGGAAAATTAGAAAAGAACGGACAGGTATTAGATAGGCTAAAAGCTGTATTATAA
- a CDS encoding TfoX/Sxy family protein: MSSFLTHVQDRLKVCGPLSYKNMFGGFGIYSGSQIFAMVIKDRLYFRVGQSNQAEYESAGMAPFTYAGKDGKSVRISYWEVPEEVLEDDEDLVFWFRKSLAEANKASSLKKKTIPKKKSIAKKKVTKSKISSSKKAVAKKKAARKKSVRRLVKKTAAKRKVAAKKKKVRSR, encoded by the coding sequence ATGAGTTCTTTTCTTACACATGTCCAAGACAGATTAAAAGTCTGCGGTCCCTTATCTTATAAAAATATGTTCGGAGGTTTCGGGATCTATTCCGGATCTCAAATCTTTGCGATGGTCATCAAGGACCGATTGTATTTCCGAGTAGGACAGTCCAACCAAGCAGAGTATGAATCTGCAGGGATGGCCCCATTTACTTACGCCGGCAAAGATGGAAAATCAGTCCGAATTTCTTATTGGGAAGTACCGGAAGAAGTTTTAGAAGACGATGAAGACCTTGTATTCTGGTTCCGAAAATCTTTGGCAGAAGCGAATAAGGCTTCTTCTTTAAAGAAAAAGACCATCCCCAAAAAGAAAAGTATCGCAAAGAAGAAGGTCACAAAATCCAAAATATCTTCTTCCAAGAAGGCGGTTGCAAAGAAAAAAGCAGCCCGTAAAAAATCCGTCAGACGACTGGTTAAGAAAACCGCAGCTAAACGTAAAGTTGCTGCAAAAAAGAAGAAGGTCCGTTCTCGTTAA
- a CDS encoding TolC family protein, translating into MRFSYTLVFLSFFWVLFLPTQASENDTGKELDLNSIMAIAEKNSPLLTAIHSDLESLFYKRRQEGRTQNPSVYIDYGQRKAADESGAEYAVQFEQPVYFPGRKELKQLLVDNDSKIKEVQQIEAYNSIRLSSIKFAYRYLVAADKKNHVKERLKRLSLIESYIKARPFFTPQAKTDLFIIETKILALRKHFNDLELGAAKDYESLNLYLRQEFVPNLKIPYFRSGVKFDRKELEKRAVSQNPSILAAKGELDRARTELRLANLEKYPDYSITSQIGEDKSGVANRFYDFGLKFRIPVWDQFQNKVASAETNMRSKQDRLVYQENLIQTSFNQSFLDYEQSKLNLKLYDLTQLDRIDRDLNFADMEFKRGRIQLISYLELENQLHETHHAVLDAQISHLESLLNLIYITNEKDILGVMGNASQTFEYQPK; encoded by the coding sequence GTGCGTTTTTCATATACACTCGTATTTTTATCTTTTTTTTGGGTATTATTTCTTCCTACACAGGCATCTGAGAATGATACAGGAAAAGAATTAGACTTAAATTCCATTATGGCAATCGCGGAGAAAAATTCTCCATTGCTCACCGCGATCCATTCCGACCTGGAAAGCCTTTTTTATAAAAGAAGGCAGGAAGGTAGGACCCAAAACCCTTCCGTTTATATCGATTACGGTCAAAGAAAGGCGGCCGACGAATCCGGTGCAGAATATGCGGTCCAGTTCGAGCAGCCTGTCTATTTTCCGGGAAGGAAGGAACTCAAACAACTTTTGGTGGATAACGATTCCAAGATCAAGGAAGTCCAACAAATTGAAGCTTATAATTCAATACGGCTCAGTTCGATCAAATTCGCTTATCGTTATTTAGTTGCGGCGGATAAGAAGAATCACGTAAAAGAAAGACTCAAAAGACTTTCCCTGATAGAAAGTTACATCAAAGCCAGGCCATTCTTCACCCCTCAGGCAAAAACGGATCTATTCATAATAGAAACTAAAATTTTGGCTCTGCGAAAACATTTTAACGATCTAGAACTGGGAGCCGCAAAAGATTACGAATCTTTAAACTTGTATCTAAGACAAGAATTCGTCCCGAATCTAAAGATCCCTTATTTCAGATCCGGAGTAAAATTCGATCGTAAAGAATTGGAAAAAAGAGCAGTCTCCCAAAACCCTTCTATCCTTGCAGCCAAAGGAGAACTGGATAGGGCCAGAACAGAGCTTAGATTGGCAAACTTAGAAAAATATCCGGATTATTCCATCACTAGCCAGATCGGAGAGGATAAGTCCGGGGTTGCCAACCGGTTTTACGATTTCGGATTGAAATTCAGGATCCCAGTTTGGGACCAATTCCAAAATAAGGTAGCCTCTGCGGAGACCAATATGAGGTCCAAACAAGATAGGCTGGTTTATCAAGAAAACTTAATACAAACCTCCTTTAACCAATCGTTTTTGGATTACGAGCAATCCAAATTGAACCTGAAACTTTACGACCTAACCCAATTGGATCGGATCGATAGGGACCTGAACTTTGCAGATATGGAGTTCAAGCGGGGAAGAATACAACTTATCAGTTATCTGGAGTTGGAAAACCAGCTACACGAAACACATCACGCGGTCCTAGACGCACAAATTTCCCATTTGGAAAGTCTTCTGAACCTGATTTATATCACGAACGAAAAAGATATTTTAGGAGTAATGGGCAATGCTAGCCAGACTTTTGAATACCAGCCTAAGTAA
- a CDS encoding efflux RND transporter permease subunit yields the protein MLARLLNTSLSNPFLSVGLVSFLLIFSFYTLNEVPIDAVPDITNVQVIVTTDTGSLDPEQVEKVITFPLETELLGLPNLIDVRSVSKFGLSNISLIFKETTDIYQARAMVAERISSAKKKLPPGATPTIVPNTTGLGEIFFYSVEAVPDSELDKLPEEKKLLFLRTVQDYIVRPQIKAMVPGIVEVDSNGGYEKEIHIDVDPNRMKRWGLSIDQIIRDISTIGESFGGGFIENSGKISIVRAYGLKKNLNEISAISVRRTLTGASVKVSDIADVNEHGTPRLGGASSNGKEIVLGTALMLRGENSYKVNEALHKAVSNLSLPENVRVRILLERSFLIQSTIKTVLKNLGEGAILVILTLFLILFNLRASLIVALIIPGSMLLASVCMRFFGISANLMSLGAIDFGLLVDASIVITENVLSKFETGKFTNKEEKRKVILDSSLEVLKPVSFGILVIMLVYVPILTLDGIPGRMFRPMAETVLLALGFSLFLAVFLLPPLLYFFVSPKNLGAHSRKKDSKIVNWYAEKLPKILDQPRRIILYSLIFFAATLLIYFRMGTVFLPKLTEGDLMLVIVRNGNTGLEESLREQKELEVFLGQMPEVESVFSRIGTSSVANDPMGPFNADTFIILKKDILPDLLEKNTWEKFLDKIETSVKEKFPESELTLSQPLEARFNELLEGSRADISVRILGKDLNVLLQLQEELKNTLEKIPGAAEVELDPIMALRKSNVIDVIPDSTKLKYYNISLPLFNSVLESSMSGFELGGFYEEEVRFPIKIRLSEEFRNRESEIGNINVGTEDGGTVPIRLLASIQKREKVMTISRNKSRRFVAVSVNLRGRDLEGFYKEAISQVSKLQIPNGYSIFWGGQIENLSQAKEKLSMIVPATLFMIFTVLYLGLRSIKQALLVFFCVPFALTGGIWFLFLRGMDLSVSAFVGCIALSGIAVLNGLVKLFTIDRIRAETKLSVREAVLEGAVSRIRPVVMTALVASFGFIPMAFGTGLGAEVQKPLATVVIGGIFSSTILTLILLPAFYYWLEKE from the coding sequence ATGCTAGCCAGACTTTTGAATACCAGCCTAAGTAACCCATTCTTATCCGTAGGACTGGTTTCGTTTTTATTAATATTCTCATTTTATACTTTAAACGAAGTTCCTATAGATGCGGTGCCGGATATCACCAATGTGCAGGTGATCGTCACAACCGATACGGGATCCTTGGATCCGGAACAAGTGGAGAAGGTGATAACCTTTCCATTAGAAACGGAACTTTTAGGTCTACCGAATCTGATAGACGTTCGTTCCGTATCTAAATTCGGTTTATCTAATATATCTCTTATCTTTAAGGAAACCACAGATATCTATCAGGCGAGAGCCATGGTAGCGGAAAGGATTTCAAGCGCTAAGAAAAAACTTCCACCTGGTGCCACTCCTACAATCGTTCCGAATACTACAGGCCTTGGAGAAATATTTTTTTACTCAGTAGAAGCTGTTCCGGATTCGGAATTGGACAAACTTCCTGAAGAGAAAAAACTTTTGTTTTTAAGAACAGTTCAAGATTACATAGTCCGGCCTCAGATCAAAGCAATGGTTCCCGGGATCGTAGAAGTGGATTCCAACGGAGGTTACGAAAAAGAGATTCATATAGATGTGGATCCGAACCGAATGAAACGTTGGGGACTTTCTATAGATCAGATCATCCGAGATATTTCTACCATTGGAGAAAGTTTCGGCGGTGGATTTATAGAAAATTCAGGAAAAATCTCGATCGTAAGAGCTTATGGTCTTAAGAAAAACCTAAACGAGATCTCTGCAATTTCCGTCCGAAGAACTCTTACAGGTGCGTCCGTAAAAGTTTCGGATATAGCGGACGTAAACGAACATGGCACGCCGAGATTGGGAGGAGCAAGCTCCAACGGAAAAGAGATCGTACTCGGCACCGCCTTAATGTTAAGAGGAGAAAATAGTTACAAAGTAAACGAAGCTCTCCATAAAGCAGTATCGAATCTAAGTTTACCGGAAAATGTAAGAGTGAGGATCTTATTGGAAAGATCTTTCTTGATACAATCTACCATCAAAACGGTCCTAAAAAACTTGGGGGAAGGTGCAATCTTAGTCATACTTACACTTTTCCTAATATTGTTCAATCTAAGAGCTTCTTTGATCGTTGCCTTGATCATTCCAGGTTCCATGCTGCTTGCATCTGTTTGTATGAGATTTTTCGGGATCTCCGCCAACTTAATGAGCCTCGGTGCAATCGACTTTGGATTACTAGTCGATGCTTCGATCGTAATCACAGAAAATGTTCTCTCAAAATTCGAGACTGGAAAATTCACAAACAAAGAAGAAAAACGGAAAGTGATCTTGGATTCTTCTTTAGAAGTACTAAAGCCGGTATCTTTCGGGATCTTAGTGATCATGTTAGTTTATGTCCCCATCCTCACACTGGACGGGATCCCTGGAAGAATGTTCCGACCTATGGCGGAGACTGTACTTCTCGCGTTAGGGTTCAGTTTATTCTTAGCAGTTTTCCTTCTTCCTCCCCTTTTATACTTCTTCGTATCGCCCAAAAACTTAGGAGCGCATAGCCGGAAAAAAGATAGTAAGATCGTAAATTGGTATGCTGAAAAATTACCGAAGATCTTAGACCAACCTCGTAGGATCATTCTATATTCTTTAATATTCTTCGCGGCAACTCTTCTGATCTATTTCAGAATGGGAACGGTATTCCTTCCTAAATTGACGGAAGGAGATCTAATGTTGGTCATAGTTAGAAATGGGAACACAGGATTAGAAGAAAGTTTAAGAGAACAAAAAGAATTAGAAGTCTTCCTTGGACAAATGCCTGAAGTAGAAAGTGTATTTTCTAGAATAGGAACAAGCTCAGTTGCAAACGATCCAATGGGGCCGTTCAATGCGGACACATTCATTATTCTGAAAAAGGATATACTTCCGGATCTTCTGGAAAAAAATACCTGGGAAAAATTTTTAGACAAGATAGAAACATCCGTAAAAGAAAAATTCCCTGAATCGGAACTTACTTTAAGCCAACCGTTAGAAGCCAGATTTAACGAACTATTAGAAGGAAGTAGAGCGGATATAAGCGTAAGGATCTTAGGAAAGGACCTGAACGTCCTTCTTCAACTCCAAGAAGAATTAAAAAACACATTAGAAAAGATCCCGGGCGCAGCAGAAGTGGAATTAGATCCGATCATGGCATTAAGAAAATCGAATGTGATCGATGTGATCCCCGACAGCACAAAACTCAAATACTATAATATCTCCTTACCTTTATTTAACTCAGTATTGGAAAGTTCCATGAGTGGATTTGAATTGGGAGGGTTTTACGAAGAAGAAGTCAGATTTCCCATTAAGATCCGGCTCTCAGAAGAATTTAGGAACAGGGAATCTGAAATAGGAAATATCAATGTAGGAACGGAAGACGGAGGCACTGTACCAATCCGACTTTTGGCTTCTATCCAAAAAAGAGAAAAAGTCATGACCATCTCCAGAAACAAATCCAGAAGATTCGTTGCAGTTTCCGTAAACTTAAGAGGAAGGGACTTGGAAGGATTTTATAAGGAAGCGATCTCTCAGGTTTCTAAATTACAGATCCCTAATGGATATTCCATTTTCTGGGGAGGACAAATAGAAAACCTTTCCCAAGCAAAAGAAAAACTTTCCATGATTGTGCCCGCAACATTATTCATGATCTTTACTGTTCTCTATCTGGGACTCAGATCTATTAAACAGGCACTGTTAGTATTCTTCTGTGTTCCATTTGCTTTAACGGGAGGGATTTGGTTTTTATTCTTAAGAGGAATGGACCTAAGTGTGTCCGCATTCGTAGGATGTATCGCTCTTTCCGGGATCGCAGTCTTGAACGGACTCGTAAAACTATTCACAATCGATCGGATCCGAGCAGAAACCAAACTTAGCGTAAGAGAAGCAGTATTAGAAGGTGCAGTCAGCCGCATTCGTCCGGTCGTCATGACGGCATTAGTCGCTTCTTTTGGATTTATTCCAATGGCGTTCGGAACAGGATTAGGAGCGGAGGTCCAAAAACCTCTGGCCACGGTAGTGATCGGAGGGATTTTTTCTTCTACGATCCTGACTCTAATTTTACTGCCTGCCTTCTACTATTGGTTAGAAAAAGAGTAA